One Streptomyces sp. NBC_00102 DNA segment encodes these proteins:
- a CDS encoding LacI family DNA-binding transcriptional regulator, with protein MLLTMRDDENVGRITLAQVAQQAGVSISTVSKVLNGRQDVAAPTRVKVERLLETHSYRRTTRSAREAPLIELVFHELESIWAMELIKGVENVAKLHGAGVVLTESGTRHSPSPEWIEGVLQRRPLGVVLVFSALPLEFKQQLRSRSIPFVIIDPAGDPEPDVPSVGSANWSGGLAATRHLIELGHRRIGIITGPEDMICSLARLDGYRSAMSMAGLEASSDLVLYGDFHVEGGYDRTMELLALPDPPTAIFAGSDLQALGVLEAARVSGLRVPHDLSVVGFDDVPIARWSSPALTTVHQPLRQMAEEAVQMLVRLRDEAPMTTRMELATSLIVRNSTAAPRS; from the coding sequence CAGCAGGCCGGCGTCTCCATTTCGACAGTTTCGAAGGTTCTGAACGGCAGACAGGACGTTGCCGCGCCGACTCGGGTCAAGGTGGAACGCCTGCTGGAGACACACTCCTACCGGCGCACCACCCGGTCCGCCCGGGAGGCGCCGCTCATCGAGCTCGTCTTCCACGAGCTGGAGAGCATCTGGGCGATGGAGCTGATCAAGGGCGTCGAGAACGTCGCCAAGCTCCATGGGGCGGGTGTGGTGCTCACCGAGAGCGGCACCCGCCATTCACCGAGCCCGGAGTGGATCGAAGGGGTGCTCCAGCGCCGCCCGCTCGGTGTGGTGCTGGTCTTCTCGGCCCTGCCGCTGGAGTTCAAGCAGCAGCTGCGTTCCCGGTCGATCCCCTTCGTGATCATCGACCCGGCCGGCGACCCCGAACCGGACGTCCCCTCGGTCGGCTCGGCGAACTGGAGCGGCGGCCTCGCCGCCACGCGCCACCTCATCGAACTGGGCCACCGCCGGATCGGCATCATCACCGGCCCCGAGGACATGATCTGCTCCCTCGCCCGGCTCGACGGCTACCGCTCCGCGATGAGCATGGCCGGCCTGGAAGCCTCCTCCGACCTGGTGCTCTACGGCGACTTCCACGTCGAGGGCGGCTACGACCGGACGATGGAGCTGCTCGCCCTGCCCGACCCCCCCACCGCGATCTTCGCCGGCAGCGACCTCCAGGCGCTCGGCGTGCTCGAAGCGGCCCGGGTCAGCGGACTCCGCGTCCCGCACGACCTCTCCGTCGTCGGGTTCGACGACGTGCCGATCGCCCGCTGGTCCAGCCCCGCCCTCACCACCGTCCATCAGCCGCTGCGGCAGATGGCCGAGGAGGCGGTCCAGATGCTCGTACGGCTCCGCGACGAAGCCCCGATGACCACGAGGATGGAGCTCGCCACCAGCCTGATCGTACGCAACAGCACGGCCGCTCCTCGCAGTTGA